A single Tenacibaculum sp. Bg11-29 DNA region contains:
- a CDS encoding PorP/SprF family type IX secretion system membrane protein, protein MKIKNIILIVVTLSTGIFHAAFGQQTPVFANYSYNNVVINPAHAGYYPDIDITVTNRGHLNGIEGSPKNIGVTVNFPKSFKNVGIGAGISNDRIGVTNITSLFGAYSYKIHFNSDNSTWWDYNPHVLSFGITGGAMFYNENLLDLNINNDPNFANNVSTIVPTIGAGVFYNRERVYVGLSIPNLLGNSLSSNDNINIKSTYYFNAGYRFFATRFKEVMINPSILVKYISGAPVQADLNTKINYKNKYEFGVGYRTNSSVNILAGFHISKRFRILYNYNKSIDNSIMDTHGIVLNLRLGEGFGGR, encoded by the coding sequence ATGAAAATTAAAAATATAATATTGATAGTAGTAACACTATCAACAGGAATTTTTCATGCTGCATTTGGACAGCAAACCCCCGTTTTTGCAAATTATAGTTATAATAATGTAGTTATTAACCCAGCGCATGCAGGGTATTATCCAGATATTGATATTACAGTAACTAATAGAGGTCATTTAAATGGTATTGAAGGAAGTCCTAAGAATATTGGGGTAACAGTTAATTTTCCTAAAAGCTTTAAAAATGTAGGAATAGGAGCAGGTATTTCTAATGATCGAATAGGAGTAACGAATATTACAAGTTTGTTTGGCGCGTATTCATATAAAATACACTTTAACTCAGATAATAGTACTTGGTGGGATTACAATCCACATGTATTATCTTTCGGAATTACAGGAGGAGCTATGTTTTACAATGAGAATCTTTTAGATTTAAATATTAATAACGATCCTAATTTTGCAAATAATGTAAGTACAATTGTACCTACCATTGGAGCAGGGGTGTTTTATAACAGAGAACGTGTTTATGTAGGACTTTCTATTCCTAATTTACTAGGGAATTCATTGTCATCTAATGATAATATAAACATAAAAAGCACTTACTATTTTAACGCAGGATATCGATTTTTTGCTACACGTTTTAAGGAAGTAATGATAAACCCAAGTATACTTGTTAAGTATATTTCGGGAGCTCCTGTGCAAGCAGATTTAAACACAAAAATTAATTATAAAAATAAATATGAATTTGGTGTAGGTTACAGAACAAATTCATCAGTAAATATACTAGCAGGTTTTCATATCTCTAAGCGTTTTAGAATATTATATAATTATAATAAAAGTATTGATAACTCAATAATGGATACTCATGGTATTGTTTTAAACCTTCGTTTAGGAGAAGGTTTTGGAGGTAGATAA
- a CDS encoding HYR domain-containing protein: MFLTLSLIYSNNSWAQQFYPTNFDVTTLNGTNGFVVPGLVTNYKLGREVQFIGDINNDGFEDICLGNGNQTVGVNDLSGRAYIIFGASTGFSTPFDLTSLNGTNGFIVEGIGYDERRGTTVAGPGDINGDGIDDLIIGTSSSSSDDMVIYGTTTFPALLKVTDINGANGFLLDTPGSYQVASLGDVNGDSINDFIIGTPHWSGQSWIVFGRTSNYPALVDATWINNAVNGFRTSSFPTSRPSLKVGGAGDINNDGINDILIGGWNNSANPNSYALFGKNTSFDAVVNLVTVDGTDGFLIDNEGNSFITEVGPLGDINNDGIDDCFSENNIIFGSTSIFPANLLMSNFNGTNGFVLENYVGSAAPTGDVNFDGIDDFIVAGADDYVVFGKTGGFSPTFNSTAIDGANGFKIPLIGSGGGGSVDGGKDVNGDGITDFIFADTGAGSTGEVYVVFGGDHYAMPLNATHPQANNETTTGFDILVNGPETGTIHYVILPGTFSGAVNHNTILTGTGAIANGNFLMSTANANINEVISSLTAATTYDVHLFLEDGIGNKSIIYHLNNVTTLSAGDITPPSITCPANQTVTCGTTVIPDYTGLVTTTDIVDPSPVVTQSPVAGAAFVSGMIITMTSTDASLNSASCTFNVTVGGDNVKPTITCLISESLFINSTLPNYFFKLKASDNCTSIFNLTYTQVPAQGTVFTANTNVTVVVTDENGNTETCTFLVTVKGATPPVNCNTTSVNINDLDGDNGFQIDGDAVKAQLGHDVRGAGDVNGDGIQDFLVGSPNKAYNYNAAYGRERGNFPGNVFVVFGKGNNFLPNIDTVLLDGTDGFKIHNDIPNGGSQYSGYQVSTAGDINNDGIDDLMFSDPFRRNPLGSELGTIYVVFGKTTGFLPVFNLSNINGTNGFVFLGTDAYDQSGKSIDSAGDINNDGINDIIIGASTGRGTNNSGTCYVIYGKTGSFPALVRGSDLNGTNGFIIKGDTDGEQIGYGVVGLGDVNGDGIDDLGFEGGGKKKTYVLFGKTGSFPAIVATATINGTNGFYADISSFTSSYYRSITGVGDVNNDGIKDMLFGNRFLLFGRNTGFTTAEDITNLDGIKGVEFIGSTYRKSSAGGDFNNDGIDDLIIGRSSSSIAIVYGKSTPWDATLNPFSLPSSEAFKVTGLSSDYSVSDLADINGDGITDVIVGEKERLYYDSSTSLNPGRANVIYGFSVIDTEAPVITCPIDQVLVSGSLLPDYISLATVTDNCDTSPVITQAPVAGGVYTPGMTITLTATDKKGNSANCDFIVTDNTDTIGPTATNPLPINVQCLDDVPLPNPLVVTDEADNSGIPPTVAFVSDVNTSPSVITRTYSVTDGAGNTINVTQTITISDTIKPTATNPLPINVSCIGDVPTADITVVTDEADNCTGTITIAFVSDVNTSPGLITRTYSVTDVAGNTVDVTQTINISDTIKPTATNPLPINISCIGDVPTADITVVSDEIDNCTGTITVAFVSDVNTSPSVITRTYSVTDVAGNTINVTQIINVSDIVKPTASDPLPISISCIGDVPAADITVVTDEIDNCTGTIIVAFVSDVNTSPGLITRTYSVTDAAGNTINVTQTINVSDIVKPTASDPLPINVSCAGDIPTADITVVTDEADNCTGTIIVAFVSDVNTSPGIITRTYSVTDAAGNTINVTQTINVSDIVKPTASDPLPINVSCAGDIPAADITVVIDEADNCTGAIIVAFVSDVNTSPGIITRTYSVTDAAGNTIDVTQTINVSDIVKPTASDPLPINISCIGDVPTADITVVTDEADNCTGAIMVAFVSDVNTSSSIITRTYSVTDAAGNTINVTQTINVSDIIKPTASDPLPINISCIGDLPVADITVVTDEADNCTGAITVAFVSDVNTSSSVITRTYSVTDVAGNSINVTQTINVSDIIKPTASDPLPINISCIGDVPVADITVVTDAADNCTGVITVAFVSDVNTSPSVIIRTYSVTDVAGNSINVTQTITVSDTISPTATNPLPINVLCTGDIPTADISAITDEADNCTGVITVAFVNDMNTSPGVITRTYSVTDAAGNSTDVTQTITVSDIIPPTATNPAAIIISCVGDIPAADITVVAGEVDNCTGTITVAFVSDVSDGNSNPEIITRTYSVTDAVGNFTNVTQTIIVNDSTAPITTCPSNSTQKVDSGLLTAVVTFTNPVATDNCTVATINQTAGLPSGSEFPIGVNTISFEATDAAGNTATCSFTITIEAEDPLVCTVDAGTDFDIIEGDEVALNAVISGAGVIEWSPSVGVSSTTIANPIASPTETTTYTIRFVNAEGCVAEDTITVFVTPLEKDETKYGFSPDGDGINEYWEIDGIENYPNNQVLIYNRWGDLIFETTGYNNASNVFRGIANKKRNLGAGKLPEGTYLFHIKIKGSHNLKKEKGFLILKR, encoded by the coding sequence TTGTTTTTAACACTGAGTTTAATATATAGTAATAATTCTTGGGCACAACAGTTTTACCCTACAAATTTTGATGTTACAACTTTAAATGGAACTAATGGGTTTGTAGTACCGGGTTTGGTTACAAATTATAAATTGGGGCGTGAAGTACAGTTTATCGGAGATATTAATAATGATGGTTTTGAAGATATATGTTTGGGTAATGGTAATCAGACAGTTGGTGTAAACGATCTATCTGGAAGAGCCTATATTATTTTTGGTGCTTCAACTGGCTTTTCTACACCGTTTGATCTTACATCTTTAAATGGTACAAACGGATTTATTGTTGAGGGGATAGGATATGATGAAAGAAGGGGAACTACCGTTGCTGGACCAGGAGATATTAATGGCGATGGAATAGACGATTTAATTATTGGGACTAGTAGTTCAAGTTCAGACGATATGGTTATTTATGGGACTACAACCTTTCCTGCACTACTTAAGGTTACTGATATTAATGGTGCTAATGGTTTTTTGTTAGATACTCCGGGTAGTTATCAAGTTGCATCTTTGGGTGATGTAAACGGAGATAGTATTAATGACTTTATTATAGGAACACCACATTGGTCTGGACAATCATGGATTGTTTTTGGTCGTACAAGTAATTATCCAGCATTAGTTGATGCTACTTGGATAAATAATGCTGTTAACGGGTTTCGAACAAGTTCATTTCCTACTAGTAGACCTTCACTTAAAGTAGGAGGAGCAGGAGATATTAATAATGATGGAATAAATGATATATTAATAGGAGGTTGGAACAATAGTGCGAACCCTAATAGTTATGCATTGTTTGGGAAGAATACTTCTTTTGACGCTGTAGTAAATCTTGTAACTGTTGATGGAACAGATGGGTTTCTTATAGATAATGAAGGGAATAGTTTTATAACTGAAGTAGGACCGTTGGGAGATATTAATAATGATGGAATTGATGATTGCTTTTCAGAGAATAACATAATATTTGGATCTACATCTATTTTTCCTGCGAACTTACTCATGAGTAATTTTAATGGTACAAATGGTTTTGTATTGGAAAATTATGTAGGAAGCGCTGCTCCGACAGGAGATGTAAATTTTGATGGAATAGATGATTTTATAGTTGCTGGGGCAGACGATTATGTTGTTTTTGGTAAAACAGGAGGTTTCTCGCCTACCTTTAACTCAACAGCAATCGATGGTGCAAACGGATTTAAAATTCCATTAATTGGCTCAGGAGGAGGTGGCTCTGTTGATGGAGGTAAAGATGTGAATGGAGATGGGATTACAGATTTTATATTTGCAGATACAGGAGCTGGAAGTACAGGAGAAGTTTATGTCGTTTTTGGAGGTGATCATTATGCAATGCCTTTAAATGCAACGCATCCACAAGCAAATAACGAAACAACTACCGGATTCGATATACTTGTTAACGGACCAGAAACAGGAACTATACATTATGTAATTTTACCAGGTACTTTTTCTGGAGCTGTTAATCATAATACTATTTTAACAGGAACAGGAGCTATTGCAAACGGTAATTTTTTAATGAGCACAGCAAATGCTAACATTAATGAGGTTATCTCATCATTAACAGCAGCTACAACATATGATGTTCATTTGTTTTTAGAAGATGGTATAGGAAATAAAAGTATAATTTACCATTTAAATAATGTAACAACTTTGTCAGCAGGAGACATTACACCTCCTTCAATTACGTGCCCTGCTAATCAAACAGTAACATGTGGTACTACAGTAATACCAGATTATACAGGATTAGTAACAACGACAGATATTGTTGATCCAAGTCCTGTAGTTACCCAAAGTCCTGTAGCAGGAGCTGCTTTTGTAAGCGGTATGATAATTACAATGACCTCTACTGATGCAAGTCTAAATAGTGCTAGTTGTACATTTAATGTAACTGTTGGAGGAGATAATGTGAAGCCGACAATAACCTGTTTAATTTCAGAATCGTTATTTATCAATTCAACATTACCTAATTACTTTTTTAAATTAAAAGCTTCAGATAATTGCACTTCAATATTTAATCTTACGTATACACAAGTTCCGGCACAAGGAACAGTATTTACAGCAAATACAAATGTAACTGTTGTGGTTACAGATGAGAATGGTAATACAGAAACTTGTACATTTCTGGTAACAGTTAAAGGAGCTACACCACCTGTAAATTGTAATACTACTTCAGTAAATATTAATGATTTAGATGGGGATAATGGATTTCAAATAGATGGAGATGCAGTAAAAGCACAGTTAGGACATGATGTAAGAGGTGCTGGTGATGTTAATGGTGATGGTATTCAAGATTTTTTGGTAGGGTCACCTAATAAAGCCTATAATTATAACGCAGCCTATGGAAGGGAAAGAGGTAATTTTCCAGGAAATGTTTTTGTTGTTTTTGGGAAGGGAAATAATTTTCTACCAAATATAGATACGGTTTTATTAGATGGAACGGATGGATTTAAAATTCATAATGACATTCCAAATGGTGGTTCTCAATATTCAGGATATCAGGTAAGTACTGCGGGAGATATTAATAATGATGGAATTGATGATTTAATGTTTAGTGACCCTTTCCGTAGAAATCCATTGGGATCTGAATTGGGAACTATTTATGTGGTTTTTGGTAAAACAACTGGTTTTTTACCTGTTTTTAATCTGTCTAACATAAATGGTACAAATGGTTTTGTTTTTTTAGGTACAGATGCTTATGATCAATCAGGAAAATCTATTGATTCTGCAGGAGATATTAATAATGACGGAATAAATGATATAATAATAGGTGCAAGTACTGGTAGAGGTACAAATAATAGTGGTACATGTTATGTTATTTATGGAAAAACAGGAAGTTTTCCTGCGCTAGTAAGAGGAAGTGATTTAAATGGAACCAACGGGTTTATTATAAAAGGAGATACTGATGGAGAACAAATTGGTTATGGAGTTGTAGGATTAGGGGATGTAAATGGTGATGGTATTGACGATCTAGGTTTTGAAGGTGGAGGAAAGAAAAAAACGTATGTTCTTTTTGGAAAAACAGGAAGCTTTCCAGCTATTGTAGCAACCGCAACTATAAATGGTACAAATGGGTTTTATGCAGATATATCTTCTTTTACATCTAGTTATTATAGAAGTATAACTGGAGTTGGAGATGTTAATAATGATGGGATAAAAGACATGTTGTTTGGAAACAGGTTTCTTCTTTTTGGAAGGAATACAGGATTTACGACAGCAGAAGATATAACCAATTTAGATGGTATAAAAGGTGTAGAATTTATAGGGAGTACTTATAGAAAATCTAGTGCAGGAGGTGATTTTAACAATGATGGGATTGACGATTTAATTATAGGGCGTTCAAGTTCATCGATTGCTATTGTTTATGGTAAGAGTACTCCTTGGGATGCTACATTAAATCCATTTTCATTGCCATCATCAGAAGCTTTTAAAGTAACAGGTCTTTCGTCTGATTATTCAGTATCTGATTTAGCAGATATTAATGGTGATGGAATTACAGATGTTATCGTAGGAGAGAAAGAGAGATTGTATTATGATAGTAGTACTAGTTTAAACCCCGGACGCGCAAATGTAATTTATGGTTTTTCTGTTATCGATACTGAAGCCCCAGTTATTACTTGTCCTATAGATCAGGTTTTAGTATCAGGTAGTTTGTTGCCTGATTATATTTCTTTAGCAACAGTAACAGACAATTGCGATACTAGTCCCGTAATAACTCAAGCGCCTGTTGCAGGGGGTGTTTATACTCCTGGTATGACAATTACACTTACAGCAACAGATAAAAAAGGGAATTCAGCAAACTGTGATTTTATTGTAACAGATAATACTGATACTATAGGTCCAACAGCAACGAATCCATTACCTATTAATGTTCAGTGTTTGGATGATGTGCCATTGCCAAATCCTTTAGTTGTAACTGATGAAGCTGATAATAGCGGAATACCCCCAACGGTAGCTTTTGTAAGTGATGTAAATACAAGCCCTAGTGTTATTACTAGAACTTATAGCGTAACTGATGGAGCAGGAAATACAATAAATGTAACGCAAACGATTACGATAAGCGATACTATAAAACCAACAGCAACGAATCCGTTACCAATTAATGTTTCATGTATTGGAGATGTTCCAACAGCAGATATTACCGTAGTAACCGATGAAGCCGATAACTGTACAGGAACTATAACGATTGCTTTTGTAAGTGATGTAAACACAAGTCCAGGGCTTATCACCAGAACTTATAGTGTAACTGATGTTGCAGGAAATACGGTAGATGTAACGCAAACAATAAATATAAGCGATACTATAAAACCAACAGCAACGAATCCGTTACCAATAAATATTTCATGTATTGGAGATGTTCCAACCGCAGATATTACCGTAGTAAGCGACGAGATCGATAATTGTACAGGAACTATAACGGTTGCTTTTGTAAGTGATGTAAACACAAGTCCTAGTGTTATTACTAGAACTTATAGTGTAACCGATGTTGCAGGAAATACAATAAATGTAACGCAAATAATAAATGTAAGCGATATTGTAAAACCAACAGCAAGTGACCCATTACCAATAAGTATTTCATGTATTGGAGATGTTCCAGCCGCAGATATTACTGTAGTAACCGATGAGATCGATAATTGTACGGGAACTATAATAGTTGCTTTTGTAAGTGATGTAAACACAAGTCCAGGGCTTATCACTAGAACATATAGTGTAACGGATGCTGCAGGAAATACAATAAATGTAACGCAAACAATAAATGTAAGCGATATTGTAAAACCAACCGCAAGTGACCCATTACCAATTAATGTTTCATGTGCAGGAGATATTCCAACTGCAGATATTACTGTAGTAACAGATGAAGCCGATAATTGTACGGGAACTATAATAGTTGCTTTTGTAAGTGATGTAAATACAAGCCCAGGTATTATTACCAGAACATATAGTGTAACGGATGCTGCAGGAAATACAATAAATGTAACGCAAACAATAAATGTAAGCGATATTGTAAAACCAACCGCAAGTGACCCATTACCAATTAATGTTTCATGTGCAGGAGATATTCCAGCTGCAGATATTACTGTAGTAATAGATGAAGCGGATAATTGTACGGGAGCTATAATAGTTGCTTTTGTAAGTGATGTAAATACAAGCCCAGGTATTATTACCAGAACATATAGTGTAACGGATGCTGCAGGAAATACAATAGATGTAACGCAAACAATAAATGTAAGCGATATTGTAAAACCAACAGCAAGTGACCCATTACCAATTAATATTTCGTGTATTGGAGATGTTCCAACAGCAGATATTACTGTAGTAACCGATGAAGCCGATAATTGTACGGGGGCTATAATGGTTGCTTTTGTAAGTGATGTAAATACAAGTTCTAGTATTATTACCAGAACATATAGTGTAACTGATGCTGCAGGAAATACAATAAATGTAACGCAAACGATAAATGTAAGCGATATCATAAAACCAACAGCAAGTGATCCATTACCAATTAATATTTCATGTATTGGAGATCTTCCAGTAGCAGATATTACTGTAGTAACCGATGAAGCCGATAATTGTACAGGAGCTATAACAGTTGCTTTTGTAAGTGATGTAAACACAAGTTCTAGCGTTATTACTAGAACCTATAGTGTAACTGATGTTGCTGGCAATTCAATAAATGTAACGCAAACGATAAATGTAAGCGATATCATAAAACCAACCGCAAGTGATCCATTACCAATTAATATTTCATGTATTGGAGATGTTCCAGTAGCAGATATTACTGTCGTAACTGATGCGGCAGACAATTGTACAGGAGTTATAACAGTTGCTTTTGTAAGTGATGTAAATACAAGCCCAAGTGTTATTATTAGAACCTATAGTGTAACGGACGTTGCTGGAAACTCAATAAATGTAACGCAAACAATTACGGTAAGCGATACGATCTCCCCAACAGCAACGAACCCGTTACCTATTAATGTTTTATGTACAGGAGATATTCCTACAGCAGATATTAGTGCAATAACTGATGAGGCAGATAACTGTACAGGAGTTATTACGGTAGCTTTTGTAAATGATATGAACACAAGTCCTGGTGTTATCACTAGAACTTATAGTGTAACGGATGCGGCAGGTAACTCAACTGATGTAACTCAAACGATTACGGTAAGTGATATAATTCCCCCAACAGCAACGAACCCAGCAGCAATTATTATTTCATGTGTAGGAGATATTCCTGCAGCAGACATTACAGTAGTAGCAGGTGAGGTAGATAATTGTACAGGAACTATAACGGTAGCTTTTGTAAGTGATGTGAGCGATGGGAATAGTAATCCTGAGATTATTACTAGAACCTATAGTGTAACAGATGCCGTAGGTAATTTTACAAACGTAACACAAACGATTATTGTAAATGACAGTACAGCTCCAATAACAACCTGTCCTTCTAATAGTACTCAAAAAGTAGATTCAGGTTTATTAACGGCGGTAGTAACCTTTACAAATCCTGTAGCTACTGACAATTGCACCGTTGCAACAATAAATCAAACAGCAGGTTTACCTTCAGGGTCAGAATTTCCTATAGGAGTTAACACGATTAGTTTTGAAGCTACCGATGCAGCAGGGAATACAGCAACTTGTAGTTTTACTATAACTATTGAAGCAGAAGATCCACTAGTGTGTACTGTAGATGCAGGAACCGATTTTGATATTATCGAAGGAGATGAGGTAGCGTTAAATGCAGTGATTTCAGGAGCAGGAGTTATAGAGTGGTCACCTTCAGTTGGGGTAAGTAGTACTACGATAGCAAACCCAATAGCAAGTCCTACAGAAACAACAACCTATACAATTCGATTTGTTAATGCTGAAGGTTGTGTAGCAGAAGATACGATTACAGTTTTTGTAACACCATTAGAAAAAGATGAGACTAAATATGGTTTTTCTCCAGATGGTGATGGTATTAATGAATATTGGGAAATAGATGGCATCGAAAATTACCCTAATAACCAAGTGTTGATTTATAATAGGTGGGGAGATTTAATTTTTGAAACTACAGGTTATAACAATGCTTCAAATGTATTTAGAGGGATAGCAAACAAGAAAAGAAATTTAGGAGCAGGTAAATTACCAGAAGGTACCTACTTATTTCATATTAAAATTAAAGGTTCTCATAATTTAAAAAAGGAAAAAGGTTTCCTTATTCTAAAAAGATAA
- the holA gene encoding DNA polymerase III subunit delta: MNEIKAIISDIKEGNIKPIYFLMGEEPYYIDKISDYIEKNVLDESEKGFNQVVMYGRDVTIEEIMSSAKRYPMMADKQVIIVKEAQDLSRTIDKIEAYAANPQATTVLVFNYKYKKLDKRKKSYKAIAKSGLIYESKKLYDNQVADWIRKVLGGQKYNIEPKASQMLVEFLGTDLSKISNELDKLTSVLPKETIISDKHIEENIGISKDFNNFELRKAVGQKEIVKANRIINYFAQNPKNNPLVMSISLLNSFFTQLLMYHGLKDKSKSSVAKNLGVSPYFVDDYSSAARNYPMRKVSQIIGLLREADVKSKGVGASQSHSDILKELLFKILH; this comes from the coding sequence ATGAATGAAATTAAAGCTATCATATCAGATATTAAAGAAGGAAACATTAAGCCTATTTATTTTTTAATGGGTGAAGAACCTTATTATATTGATAAAATATCTGATTATATTGAAAAAAATGTACTTGATGAATCTGAAAAAGGATTTAATCAAGTGGTAATGTATGGAAGAGATGTAACGATAGAAGAAATTATGTCATCTGCAAAACGTTACCCAATGATGGCAGATAAACAGGTAATCATTGTAAAAGAGGCGCAAGATTTAAGCCGTACGATAGATAAGATTGAAGCCTATGCAGCAAATCCACAAGCAACGACTGTTTTAGTTTTTAATTATAAATATAAGAAATTAGATAAACGAAAAAAATCATACAAAGCTATTGCTAAAAGTGGATTGATTTATGAGAGCAAGAAACTATATGACAATCAAGTTGCAGATTGGATTCGTAAAGTTTTAGGAGGTCAAAAATATAATATCGAACCAAAAGCATCTCAAATGTTAGTTGAGTTTTTAGGAACAGATTTAAGTAAAATTTCTAATGAATTAGATAAGTTAACATCTGTACTACCTAAAGAAACTATCATCTCTGATAAGCACATTGAAGAGAATATAGGTATATCTAAAGACTTTAATAATTTTGAATTACGAAAAGCAGTTGGCCAAAAAGAGATAGTAAAAGCAAATAGAATTATTAATTATTTTGCGCAAAATCCTAAAAATAACCCTTTAGTAATGAGCATATCTTTGCTAAATAGTTTTTTTACCCAACTATTAATGTACCATGGTTTAAAAGATAAATCAAAATCATCAGTAGCTAAAAATTTAGGAGTAAGCCCTTATTTTGTTGATGATTATAGTTCTGCTGCAAGGAACTACCCAATGCGAAAAGTATCACAAATAATAGGCCTATTACGAGAAGCAGATGTTAAAAGTAAAGGAGTAGGAGCTAGTCAATCTCACAGTGATATTTTAAAAGAATTATTATTTAAAATTTTACATTAA
- a CDS encoding CbrC family protein yields MESIHFKYFESPIEESIFETNHEKHSCFFCGKSDFPIAELDDSITIIANENIDEAKSICLKCLSDRKYGFVQEIEHDALVTKEGVIIKADHSSHTKKSTYYTSYILPIEKQLDLIDKSKPLELIHTPPFRAWQGAKWLVHCNDFMKYIGTWQHEDFLKNAPNNNAEEYYENICLYGGDDLYESQFGPNKSEYANCTFYAFECLTCKEKRGYIDNI; encoded by the coding sequence ATGGAATCTATTCATTTTAAATATTTTGAATCTCCTATTGAAGAAAGTATTTTTGAAACAAATCATGAGAAACATAGCTGTTTCTTTTGTGGAAAAAGTGATTTTCCAATAGCAGAGCTAGATGACAGTATAACTATTATTGCAAACGAAAATATTGATGAAGCCAAAAGTATCTGTTTAAAATGTCTTAGCGACAGAAAATACGGATTTGTACAAGAAATAGAACACGATGCATTAGTTACAAAAGAAGGGGTGATTATAAAAGCAGATCACTCTTCACATACCAAAAAATCTACCTATTACACTTCTTATATTTTACCTATAGAAAAGCAATTAGATTTAATAGACAAATCAAAACCTTTAGAATTAATACATACCCCACCATTTAGAGCATGGCAAGGTGCAAAATGGTTAGTTCATTGTAATGATTTCATGAAATATATAGGTACTTGGCAACATGAAGATTTCTTAAAGAACGCACCTAATAATAATGCTGAAGAATATTATGAAAACATCTGTTTATATGGAGGTGATGATCTTTATGAAAGTCAATTTGGTCCTAATAAGTCTGAATATGCCAATTGTACATTTTACGCCTTTGAATGTTTAACTTGTAAGGAAAAAAGAGGCTACATTGATAACATTTAG
- a CDS encoding type I restriction enzyme HsdR N-terminal domain-containing protein, with protein sequence MQKLNLPNYTFKLKSNENKTLIFDNLRKKDVVLTPEEWVRQHFVQFLIQEKNYPVSLISIEKQLIINNLKKRTDIVIFSPDGTPNIIVECKAPKIKIAQDTFDQIARYNLKLNANYLVVTNGLQHYFCKLDKEKETYIFLKDIPSYN encoded by the coding sequence ATGCAAAAACTCAATCTTCCGAACTATACATTTAAGCTCAAAAGTAACGAAAATAAGACGCTTATTTTTGATAATTTGAGAAAAAAAGATGTCGTATTAACTCCTGAAGAATGGGTTCGCCAACATTTTGTGCAATTTTTAATTCAAGAAAAAAACTACCCTGTTTCTTTAATTTCTATTGAAAAACAACTGATTATAAATAATTTAAAAAAACGTACAGATATTGTTATTTTCTCACCTGATGGAACTCCCAATATTATAGTAGAATGTAAGGCTCCAAAAATTAAAATTGCTCAAGACACATTCGATCAAATTGCACGCTACAACTTAAAGCTAAATGCCAATTATTTAGTTGTTACAAACGGATTACAGCATTATTTTTGTAAACTTGATAAAGAAAAAGAAACCTATATATTTTTAAAAGATATTCCATCTTATAATTAA